A window of the Leucothrix mucor DSM 2157 genome harbors these coding sequences:
- a CDS encoding GlcG/HbpS family heme-binding protein, whose translation MLSINRLDQQDSQLLLEGARAKAREIGVPMCIAVTDESGTLLAFERMDGAKVTSVTIAQNKAFTAAGARKATSAINEACVPGSLVFGIHTSFEGRFCVVGGGLPVLIDGEVVGAIGASTGTPQQDEECAQAGIDHFMSARSAS comes from the coding sequence ATGTTGTCCATCAATCGCTTAGATCAGCAAGATTCACAATTATTACTCGAAGGTGCACGGGCTAAGGCGCGTGAAATCGGTGTTCCCATGTGTATAGCAGTCACCGATGAGTCGGGTACCTTGCTGGCGTTTGAGCGCATGGATGGTGCCAAAGTGACTAGCGTGACTATTGCGCAAAATAAGGCGTTTACGGCGGCCGGTGCGCGTAAAGCCACCAGTGCGATTAATGAGGCCTGTGTACCTGGCAGTTTAGTCTTCGGGATTCATACCTCTTTTGAAGGGCGTTTTTGCGTTGTGGGTGGCGGCTTGCCGGTGTTGATCGACGGTGAAGTCGTCGGCGCAATTGGTGCCAGTACCGGCACACCACAGCAGGATGAAGAATGTGCGCAAGCGGGTATCGATCACTTTATGAGTGCCAGAAGTGCGTCGTAA
- a CDS encoding FAD-linked oxidase C-terminal domain-containing protein, which produces MSEFKRVDKAQLAQQFREFIDPEYVISDDETLKPYECDALSMYCEMPMLVVLPETVDQVQGVMQICHAQQIPVVARGAGTSLCAGAMPHPDGVVLSLAKFSEIIEIDTEARTARVQPGVRNQAISEAASEFGLYYGPDPSSQIACTIGGNVAENSGGVHCLKYGLTVHNILKVEMLTVEGEHVTIGSEGLDSCGMDLLALITGSEGLLGVVTEVTIKLLPTPEKAQVIMAAFANVQDAGDAVGGIIGKGIIPAGLEMMDSHAIVAAEGFAKAGYPIEAKALLLCEVDGTAEEVDEHIEATQALFREYGATTIRVSQSEAERALLWKGRKSAFPAVGRISPDYYCMDGTIPRGQLAHVLTEIDNMSAFYDLRVANVFHAGDGNLHPLILFDANQPGQFEKTETFGGKILELCIEVGGTITGEHGVGIEKIRQMPMQFNDQELAQFHTVKEAFDPLGTLNPGKGIPLLKHCQEYRSLSGGSEHSHHPAQPHSHSHEHGLAGAQHG; this is translated from the coding sequence ATGTCGGAGTTTAAAAGAGTAGACAAAGCGCAGTTAGCGCAGCAGTTTCGGGAGTTTATCGATCCGGAGTATGTGATTTCGGATGATGAAACCCTGAAGCCGTATGAGTGCGATGCTTTGTCGATGTATTGCGAAATGCCGATGTTGGTCGTGCTTCCGGAAACGGTGGATCAGGTGCAGGGGGTGATGCAGATCTGCCATGCACAACAAATTCCGGTCGTGGCGCGTGGAGCTGGAACCAGCCTGTGCGCCGGTGCCATGCCGCATCCCGATGGCGTGGTGTTATCGCTGGCGAAATTCAGCGAGATTATTGAAATTGATACCGAAGCGCGTACCGCCAGAGTGCAACCGGGTGTGCGCAATCAGGCGATTAGCGAAGCGGCTTCGGAGTTTGGGTTGTATTACGGGCCAGATCCATCCTCACAAATTGCCTGCACCATTGGTGGCAATGTGGCGGAAAACTCAGGCGGGGTGCATTGCCTGAAGTATGGCCTTACGGTTCACAATATTCTGAAAGTGGAAATGCTGACGGTGGAAGGCGAGCACGTCACCATCGGCTCCGAAGGTTTGGATAGCTGCGGCATGGATTTGCTGGCGCTGATTACTGGCTCGGAAGGGCTGTTAGGCGTGGTTACCGAAGTCACCATTAAATTACTCCCCACCCCAGAAAAAGCGCAAGTCATTATGGCGGCCTTTGCCAATGTGCAGGATGCCGGTGATGCGGTGGGTGGCATTATTGGAAAAGGCATTATTCCGGCTGGTTTGGAAATGATGGATAGCCACGCGATTGTGGCGGCAGAAGGCTTTGCCAAAGCGGGTTATCCCATTGAGGCGAAAGCGCTGCTGCTGTGTGAAGTGGATGGTACAGCGGAAGAGGTGGATGAGCATATTGAAGCGACGCAAGCGCTGTTTCGCGAGTATGGTGCGACCACCATTCGCGTGTCTCAAAGTGAAGCGGAGCGGGCGTTGCTATGGAAAGGGCGCAAGTCTGCCTTTCCGGCGGTTGGGCGAATTTCACCGGATTATTACTGCATGGATGGCACGATTCCACGCGGCCAGTTGGCGCATGTGCTGACTGAAATTGATAATATGTCGGCCTTTTATGATTTGCGTGTAGCGAATGTGTTTCATGCCGGTGATGGCAATTTGCATCCACTGATTTTGTTTGATGCCAATCAGCCGGGGCAGTTTGAAAAGACCGAAACCTTTGGCGGCAAGATTCTGGAGTTATGCATTGAAGTTGGCGGCACGATTACCGGCGAGCATGGCGTAGGCATTGAGAAAATCAGGCAAATGCCAATGCAGTTTAACGATCAGGAGTTGGCACAGTTTCATACGGTGAAAGAGGCGTTTGACCCTTTGGGCACGCTCAATCCGGGTAAGGGGATTCCGCTATTGAAGCATTGTCAGGAATATCGCAGCTTAAGTGGTGGCAGTGAGCATAGCCATCATCCGGCACAGCCACATTCTCACTCTCATGAACATGGTTTAGCAGGAGCACAACATGGCTGA
- the glcE gene encoding glycolate oxidase subunit GlcE has protein sequence MADISKQLEAGVLAAYEAGQALNIVGGGSKGFLGRETAERAEHQVLNLSEHSGIVSYQPGELVLTARAGTTLNEIEAALDEQGQMLAFEPPHFGETDTIGGTLACNLSGPARPWGGSVRDHVLGIRLINGMGEHLRFGGQVMKNVAGYDVSRLQAGAMGSLGVITEISLKVMPKPAHTVTLTQVISADEAITLMNKRAGVAKPLTAACWVDGVLYLRLAGARAAVEATQTQWGGEVLEEADTFWSKLRDQQHAFFSGDEPLWRFSVKPTAALAELEGDQLLDWGGAQRWYRGEGRLGMMQLIATEAGGQVSLFRGGDRSGEVAHTQPEVLQRIQIQLKQRFDPKGIFNPGRVYGWL, from the coding sequence ATGGCTGATATCAGCAAGCAATTAGAAGCCGGAGTGCTCGCGGCTTATGAAGCTGGGCAGGCGCTGAATATTGTTGGCGGCGGCAGTAAAGGATTTTTAGGGCGTGAGACTGCTGAGCGGGCGGAGCATCAAGTATTAAACCTCTCGGAGCATAGCGGGATTGTGAGTTATCAGCCGGGGGAGTTGGTATTGACCGCACGCGCTGGCACCACGCTAAACGAGATTGAAGCGGCATTGGATGAGCAAGGCCAGATGCTGGCGTTTGAACCGCCACACTTTGGCGAGACCGATACCATTGGCGGCACCTTGGCTTGTAACCTCTCAGGGCCAGCACGGCCTTGGGGCGGCTCGGTACGCGACCATGTATTGGGTATTCGCCTGATTAATGGCATGGGTGAGCACCTGCGCTTTGGTGGGCAAGTGATGAAAAATGTGGCGGGTTACGATGTGTCGCGTTTGCAAGCGGGGGCCATGGGAAGTTTAGGGGTGATCACTGAGATTAGCTTAAAAGTGATGCCTAAACCCGCGCACACGGTCACTTTAACGCAAGTGATTAGTGCGGATGAGGCGATTACACTAATGAATAAGCGCGCTGGTGTGGCCAAGCCATTGACGGCAGCGTGTTGGGTTGATGGTGTGTTGTATTTGCGCTTAGCCGGCGCACGTGCGGCCGTTGAAGCCACGCAAACTCAGTGGGGCGGTGAGGTGTTGGAAGAGGCTGATACCTTCTGGAGCAAGCTTCGAGATCAGCAACATGCCTTTTTCTCTGGCGATGAGCCACTCTGGCGTTTTTCGGTGAAGCCGACTGCAGCACTGGCGGAGTTAGAAGGTGATCAATTATTGGATTGGGGCGGCGCACAGCGCTGGTATCGCGGTGAGGGGCGTCTGGGCATGATGCAGCTGATCGCGACGGAAGCCGGGGGGCAGGTTTCTTTATTCCGTGGTGGCGATCGTAGTGGTGAGGTGGCTCATACACAGCCGGAAGTATTACAACGCATTCAAATACAACTTAAGCAACGCTTTGACCCGAAAGGGATTTTTAACCCTGGCCGCGTATATGGCTGGCTGTAA
- the glcF gene encoding glycolate oxidase subunit GlcF, translated as MQTNLIAKFQQSAQGQEAESILRSCVHCGFCTATCPTYQELHDERDGPRGRIYLIKQILEGAEITEKTQTHLDRCLSCRSCETTCPSGVKYGRLVDIGRSLVEDAVPRPAKDRLMRWSLRKVLPHAHLFGPLLKVGQAVRPLTTGALKAKIPLKQVSSPWPASSHNRVMLVLAGCAQPSAAPNTNAAAARVLDKLGITLVEAPKAGCCGAVSYHLSAHDEGLDFMRRNIDAWWPAIEAGAEALVMTASGCGAMVSEYAYLLRDDPAYAEKAKRVSELCKDLSQILLGEDLSTLELAKRDEKVAFHCPCTLQHALQLNGIVEQVLEKAGVNLSKTKDKHLCCGSAGTYSILQPKLSKSLLDNKLKALMLDAPTRIVTANIGCQLHLGTKSTVPVQHWIELLE; from the coding sequence ATGCAAACGAATCTTATCGCTAAATTTCAACAGTCGGCACAGGGGCAGGAAGCGGAATCGATTTTGCGCAGCTGTGTGCATTGCGGATTTTGCACGGCGACTTGCCCGACTTATCAGGAATTACATGATGAGCGCGATGGCCCACGGGGGCGCATTTACCTGATCAAACAGATTTTGGAAGGCGCTGAAATTACCGAGAAAACGCAGACGCATTTGGATCGCTGTTTGAGTTGTCGAAGCTGTGAAACAACTTGTCCTTCCGGGGTTAAATACGGGCGCTTGGTGGATATTGGGCGCAGCTTGGTGGAAGACGCTGTGCCACGTCCGGCAAAAGATCGCTTAATGCGTTGGAGTTTGCGCAAAGTGCTGCCACATGCGCATTTGTTTGGGCCATTGTTGAAAGTCGGGCAGGCGGTTCGGCCACTAACGACTGGTGCGCTGAAGGCGAAGATTCCGCTCAAACAAGTCTCATCACCCTGGCCTGCGAGTAGCCATAATCGGGTGATGTTGGTGTTAGCCGGTTGTGCGCAACCTTCAGCGGCGCCTAATACCAATGCCGCTGCCGCGCGGGTGTTGGATAAGTTAGGCATAACTTTGGTTGAAGCGCCTAAAGCGGGCTGCTGTGGTGCGGTGAGTTATCACTTATCGGCACACGACGAAGGTTTAGACTTTATGCGCCGTAATATCGATGCGTGGTGGCCAGCGATTGAGGCGGGCGCGGAAGCCTTGGTAATGACGGCCTCTGGTTGTGGCGCAATGGTTTCTGAGTATGCCTACTTACTGCGCGATGACCCCGCTTATGCTGAAAAAGCCAAGCGAGTCAGCGAGTTATGCAAAGACTTATCCCAGATTTTATTGGGTGAAGATTTAAGTACTTTAGAATTAGCTAAGCGCGATGAGAAAGTAGCATTTCACTGCCCCTGCACCTTGCAACATGCGCTGCAATTAAATGGCATCGTTGAGCAAGTATTGGAAAAAGCCGGCGTTAATTTATCCAAAACCAAAGACAAACATTTGTGTTGTGGTTCAGCCGGAACCTATTCGATTTTACAGCCAAAACTCAGCAAATCTTTGCTGGATAACAAACTCAAAGCCTTGATGTTGGATGCGCCCACGCGTATCGTTACAGCCAATATTGGTTGCCAACTGCATCTCGGAACGAAGTCAACAGTGCCGGTGCAGCATTGGATTGAATTACTCGAATAG
- a CDS encoding glycerate kinase → MKIVVAPDSFKESLSAEGVAQAIGRGFQEIFPNAELVLVPVADGGEGTTDSLVAATGGQRFTQLATGPLGEQVEAFWGQLGDGITAVVETAAASGLDLITPQQRDPLAATTRGTGELILAALDRGAKHIIVGLGGSATNDGGAGMLQALGVKLLDAQGNDIAAGGAGLAQLHSIDLSQMDTRLADVKFDVACDVDNPLIGDNGASAIFGPQKGATPELVAELDKNLAHFAEVVLAATGKDIVNIPGAGAAGGLGAAFLGFLDATLKSGIDIVLDAVSFEEKIQGASLVITGEGRIDSQTVRGKTPVGVSKRAKAAGNIPVIALAGSVAADAHVVHEHGIDAIFSVVPGVVTLETALAEADANLCRTARNVAMSLKLGGMTA, encoded by the coding sequence ATGAAAATTGTTGTCGCACCGGACTCGTTTAAAGAAAGTTTATCCGCCGAAGGCGTTGCTCAGGCAATTGGCCGTGGTTTTCAGGAAATATTTCCCAACGCCGAGTTGGTGTTAGTGCCGGTTGCCGATGGTGGCGAAGGCACGACGGACTCTTTAGTGGCAGCAACCGGTGGCCAGCGCTTTACGCAATTGGCGACTGGTCCGTTAGGTGAGCAAGTTGAAGCCTTTTGGGGTCAACTCGGTGATGGTATTACAGCGGTGGTTGAAACCGCTGCAGCCTCTGGTTTGGACTTAATTACCCCACAACAACGTGATCCACTGGCGGCCACAACACGTGGCACTGGTGAGCTGATTTTGGCGGCGCTGGATCGCGGTGCAAAACACATTATTGTTGGCTTAGGCGGTAGTGCGACCAATGATGGTGGCGCGGGTATGCTGCAAGCACTAGGCGTTAAACTGCTGGATGCGCAAGGTAATGATATTGCTGCTGGCGGCGCTGGCTTAGCGCAACTGCACAGCATCGACCTGAGCCAAATGGACACGCGGCTGGCGGACGTAAAATTTGATGTCGCTTGCGATGTTGATAACCCATTAATTGGTGACAATGGCGCGTCTGCCATATTCGGCCCACAAAAGGGTGCAACGCCTGAGTTGGTGGCTGAGTTAGATAAAAACCTCGCACACTTCGCTGAAGTTGTTTTAGCGGCTACTGGCAAAGATATTGTGAATATTCCCGGTGCGGGCGCGGCGGGTGGTTTAGGTGCGGCGTTCTTAGGTTTCTTAGATGCAACCCTGAAAAGCGGTATCGATATTGTGTTGGATGCGGTGTCGTTTGAGGAGAAAATACAAGGTGCCTCGCTAGTGATTACCGGCGAAGGGCGTATCGATAGCCAAACCGTTCGTGGTAAAACGCCAGTGGGTGTGAGTAAGCGCGCCAAAGCGGCGGGTAATATTCCGGTGATTGCCTTAGCTGGCTCGGTAGCGGCTGATGCGCACGTGGTTCATGAGCACGGGATTGATGCAATTTTTAGTGTGGTACCGGGAGTGGTAACGCTGGAAACGGCCTTAGCCGAGGCGGATGCTAATTTGTGTCGTACCGCGCGAAATGTGGCGATGAGCCTAAAGCTGGGTGGGATGACTGCCTGA
- a CDS encoding TIGR02647 family protein — protein MPIHDQLEEVKLLTQFNLESAATGIKVHSHEAPQELVAAAARLFEKGLTDQVDGGYLTERGIEAANHAQTLIRLLS, from the coding sequence ATGCCAATACACGATCAGCTGGAAGAAGTTAAGCTACTGACACAGTTCAATCTAGAGTCTGCAGCGACCGGCATCAAAGTTCATTCCCATGAAGCCCCGCAAGAATTAGTTGCAGCCGCCGCCCGATTGTTTGAAAAAGGCTTAACCGACCAAGTTGACGGTGGTTATTTAACCGAACGCGGTATCGAAGCAGCGAATCACGCGCAGACGCTGATACGACTACTGTCGTAA
- a CDS encoding sulfite exporter TauE/SafE family protein: MSLLNSLLDQLFISSPLELIILLLIILMASIVRGAIGFGFSALLVASTSFWLPPVSVVTMTVVLEVVASLMMMRNVKTDIQYRLLIPLAAGTTFASMFGVYLLSIINPDLLQLLIASYLSVICVLSLIQFRFKPEPSAIRLVIVGSLAGLFNGLAAIGGVLIALFLTGSGITVSRIRATMVIYFFISEAAFMAGAILSDVYSKEIFYTSLVAIPVMFVGIHYGTRLFNYLPEAKLRRMVLVALILISGIGLIKTLVT; this comes from the coding sequence GTGTCATTGCTTAATAGCTTGCTCGACCAGCTGTTTATATCCTCCCCCTTAGAGCTCATCATTTTACTGCTGATCATTCTGATGGCGTCCATTGTGCGCGGGGCAATTGGCTTTGGTTTTTCAGCCCTTTTAGTCGCCAGTACCAGCTTTTGGCTGCCACCGGTATCCGTTGTGACCATGACGGTAGTGCTGGAAGTCGTGGCCAGCCTAATGATGATGCGCAATGTCAAAACCGACATTCAATATCGCTTACTCATCCCACTAGCGGCCGGCACCACATTCGCCTCAATGTTTGGGGTTTACCTGCTTTCGATTATTAATCCCGACCTGCTGCAACTGTTGATCGCTAGCTACCTCTCCGTCATTTGCGTACTCAGCCTGATCCAATTTCGCTTTAAACCCGAGCCATCCGCCATCCGCTTAGTTATCGTCGGCAGCTTGGCCGGTTTGTTTAATGGATTAGCCGCCATCGGTGGCGTATTAATTGCCTTATTCCTGACAGGCTCTGGGATTACCGTGAGTAGAATCCGCGCCACCATGGTGATTTACTTCTTCATCAGCGAAGCCGCATTTATGGCCGGTGCAATACTAAGTGACGTGTATTCCAAAGAGATTTTCTATACCTCACTGGTCGCTATTCCAGTGATGTTTGTGGGGATTCACTACGGCACGCGCCTGTTCAATTATTTACCGGAGGCCAAATTGCGGCGCATGGTGTTGGTCGCGCTCATACTGATTTCCGGCATTGGTTTGATCAAAACATTGGTCACCTGA
- a CDS encoding solute carrier family 23 protein yields MQLIKRKEGEQQPYWPLGPFHVRLPFIHYRWEAAEMIQGTIMFVVGLAMIPLLERTLGIPYEAALAFTFVAGLLYTLPALLGVPLVPGWITPAIPVVLVYLNGFEPGPDAIQALFALQIEVAIIFFILGVTRLGSKLVEIIPNSLKSGIIIGAGIAALMGELKVGGRIGGTPISLILGAVISAYILFSLSFKNLTENHPIARKIANFGMVPGMVLAMLIGWAVGEYPLPSIEWGITQPNFPLLSEYLVFNVGFPNWDVYLIAIPTAIIAYVIAFGDIVIGFTLVKRIDHLRTDEKIDMSIDRVHLVTGIRNLVHSFFAPWPGLAGPLWTAAHATVAERYAIGRKSMDSIYSGGGTFWITGLIALFILPLVTLFKPVLPIALSLTLILTAYICIMVGMEQLKTSVERGVAGIVAVTLAMPDPKSTIFAVVIGLVLYFFIERPTLLGKNAKTEDEAETTAVEPEVADTSVAKANS; encoded by the coding sequence ATGCAACTAATTAAACGCAAGGAAGGCGAGCAGCAGCCTTATTGGCCGCTCGGGCCGTTCCATGTTCGACTGCCGTTTATTCATTACCGCTGGGAAGCCGCGGAAATGATTCAAGGCACCATTATGTTTGTCGTCGGTCTGGCGATGATTCCCCTGCTAGAGCGCACGCTTGGCATTCCTTATGAAGCCGCACTGGCCTTTACCTTTGTAGCAGGCTTGCTGTATACCTTGCCCGCGCTGCTGGGTGTACCGTTGGTTCCAGGTTGGATTACGCCCGCGATTCCGGTTGTGCTGGTGTATCTCAATGGCTTTGAGCCCGGCCCCGATGCCATACAAGCCTTATTTGCCTTGCAGATTGAGGTGGCGATTATCTTCTTTATTCTCGGGGTCACGCGGCTTGGCTCCAAGCTGGTTGAGATCATTCCCAACTCCTTGAAATCAGGCATTATTATTGGTGCCGGTATTGCCGCACTTATGGGGGAGCTAAAAGTCGGTGGCCGTATTGGTGGCACGCCAATCTCATTGATTTTAGGTGCAGTTATCTCAGCCTACATACTGTTCTCACTATCGTTTAAGAACCTCACCGAAAACCATCCGATTGCCCGCAAAATTGCCAACTTCGGCATGGTTCCGGGTATGGTATTGGCGATGCTGATCGGTTGGGCTGTTGGCGAATACCCGCTGCCTAGCATCGAATGGGGTATTACCCAGCCAAACTTCCCGCTGCTCTCTGAGTACTTAGTATTTAACGTCGGCTTCCCGAACTGGGATGTGTACCTGATTGCGATTCCAACCGCCATTATTGCCTACGTCATTGCTTTTGGTGACATTGTTATCGGCTTTACCTTGGTTAAGCGTATCGATCACCTGCGTACCGATGAGAAGATCGATATGAGTATCGACCGCGTTCACTTGGTGACTGGTATTCGTAACTTAGTCCATTCATTCTTTGCCCCTTGGCCTGGTCTGGCGGGTCCACTTTGGACTGCTGCACACGCGACCGTTGCTGAGCGTTATGCGATCGGCCGTAAGTCTATGGACTCGATTTACAGTGGTGGCGGTACCTTCTGGATTACCGGTTTAATCGCACTGTTTATCTTGCCACTGGTAACCCTGTTTAAACCTGTACTGCCCATTGCTTTATCGCTAACGCTAATCCTGACTGCTTACATTTGTATTATGGTCGGTATGGAGCAGCTTAAAACCTCGGTGGAGCGTGGTGTGGCGGGTATCGTTGCGGTAACACTGGCAATGCCCGATCCAAAATCAACTATCTTTGCGGTAGTCATTGGACTGGTACTGTACTTCTTTATTGAGCGTCCTACCCTGCTGGGTAAAAATGCCAAAACGGAAGATGAAGCGGAAACTACTGCAGTAGAGCCTGAAGTAGCCGATACAAGCGTAGCCAAAGCTAACAGCTAA
- a CDS encoding Na/Pi cotransporter family protein translates to MILKKILLPIILLILAYGFWISPAFKEIAAGVAIFLFGMLFLEEGFKAFTGGMLERILAKSTNTTLKSLSFGMVSTTLMQSSSLVSVVTISFLSAGLISLVAGIGIIFGANIGTTTGAWLVASFGLKVDISAYAMPMLVFGIVLNFQKSRYAKGIGSVLAGLGFLFLGIHYMKEGFEVFKGHFDLSALSVDGYAGLFLFAGIGALATVVMQSSHATMVLILTALASSQITYDNALALAIGANVGTTITALISAIGANVEGRRLAGAHLLFNVITGLIAIAGLQQFMQAVDWLSLQVGIAADNYTQKLAMFHTLFNLTGVLVMTPFIKQLAAALVRYLPARTKALTAPKFLNSSVIDFPETMLTAVKNETWHLLDSAFEIIAHGINLRQHQILGNEELGSVIAKDRELIIFDLDEVYENKVKTLYAAIIEFTAKANAHSMPEKYSGELLKLSMAASDVVESVKDIKHLRKNTNRFMLSHNSVIQGEYNQLRLRIATILRQIYRARDMADDALSVLELDELKVESAEADMRINRRVSELLRKGQISSMMATSLLNDSKYAQDSANKLISITQTLLTTHNERVTEVVQEVMLSPEEVEEISRSQKP, encoded by the coding sequence ATGATTTTAAAAAAAATACTATTACCAATCATTCTGCTGATTCTCGCGTATGGCTTTTGGATTAGCCCTGCGTTTAAAGAGATTGCGGCGGGTGTGGCGATTTTCTTATTCGGCATGTTGTTTCTGGAGGAGGGCTTTAAAGCGTTCACCGGTGGCATGTTGGAGCGCATCCTCGCTAAAAGCACCAATACCACTTTAAAAAGCCTGAGTTTCGGGATGGTGTCGACTACGCTCATGCAGTCCAGCTCCTTAGTCTCTGTGGTGACGATTTCATTTTTAAGTGCGGGCTTGATTAGTCTGGTGGCAGGTATCGGGATTATTTTCGGGGCTAATATAGGCACCACAACCGGCGCGTGGCTGGTGGCTAGCTTTGGCTTAAAGGTGGATATCTCAGCTTATGCCATGCCCATGCTGGTGTTTGGTATCGTGCTGAATTTCCAAAAGTCGCGCTACGCCAAAGGGATTGGCTCGGTGCTGGCAGGCTTGGGCTTTTTATTCCTCGGCATTCACTACATGAAGGAAGGCTTTGAGGTCTTTAAAGGGCATTTTGATCTCTCGGCGCTGAGTGTTGATGGCTATGCCGGTTTGTTTTTATTTGCAGGGATTGGCGCGCTAGCGACTGTGGTGATGCAATCCAGCCACGCCACCATGGTGCTGATTTTAACCGCTTTAGCCTCATCTCAAATCACCTATGACAATGCGTTGGCGCTGGCCATTGGTGCGAATGTCGGCACCACCATTACGGCATTAATCAGTGCCATCGGCGCAAATGTGGAAGGTCGGCGGCTGGCAGGTGCGCATTTACTGTTTAATGTGATTACTGGCCTGATCGCAATTGCTGGCTTGCAGCAGTTTATGCAAGCGGTGGATTGGTTGAGCTTGCAAGTCGGTATCGCCGCCGATAACTACACCCAAAAGCTAGCCATGTTCCACACGCTGTTTAATCTCACTGGCGTACTGGTGATGACGCCGTTTATTAAGCAATTAGCTGCCGCGCTGGTTCGTTATTTACCGGCTCGTACCAAAGCGCTTACCGCGCCGAAATTCCTGAATTCATCGGTGATAGATTTTCCGGAAACCATGCTGACGGCGGTTAAAAATGAAACCTGGCACTTGCTGGATTCAGCCTTTGAGATTATTGCCCATGGTATTAATTTACGGCAGCATCAAATTCTGGGGAATGAAGAATTAGGTTCTGTGATTGCTAAAGACCGCGAGCTGATTATTTTTGATCTCGATGAGGTGTATGAGAACAAAGTTAAAACCTTATACGCCGCCATTATTGAGTTTACTGCCAAGGCGAATGCGCATAGTATGCCTGAAAAATATTCAGGGGAGTTGCTGAAACTGAGTATGGCGGCCTCGGATGTCGTTGAAAGTGTGAAAGATATTAAGCACTTACGGAAAAATACCAATCGCTTTATGCTCTCTCATAATTCTGTCATACAAGGTGAGTACAATCAGCTTCGGTTGAGAATTGCGACGATTCTCCGCCAGATTTACCGGGCCAGGGATATGGCCGACGATGCCCTGTCGGTATTGGAATTGGATGAGCTTAAAGTGGAGTCAGCCGAGGCCGATATGCGAATAAACCGACGGGTCAGTGAGTTACTGCGAAAAGGGCAGATTTCATCAATGATGGCGACTTCCTTACTGAATGACTCGAAATATGCACAGGATTCAGCAAATAAGTTGATTTCTATTACACAAACTTTGCTGACGACGCATAATGAAAGAGTCACTGAAGTGGTTCAGGAAGTGATGTTAAGCCCAGAGGAAGTTGAGGAGATCAGCCGCTCGCAGAAACCTTAA